The Hermetia illucens chromosome 2, iHerIll2.2.curated.20191125, whole genome shotgun sequence genomic interval AGTAAAATATATAGTATCACGTGACAACTTCGGCTAGCATCACGACAGCAACCAACCGTCGAATATGTAACTCATATGAGACGTTGTGACTATGAATTATTTCGGAGATGATTTTTCTCTTCAGCAAGAATCCAACTCACCCAGAAGCGGGCTATCGGCAAGATGCTAAAACCACATTGATGAATTTCTCGATTTTTCTTTGCATACACTAAAAAAATCTTCATTACTCTTTCGCCATCTTATTTTCTGATAGGCTCAAccaatttcgattttttctcCCTTTTCAGAGCGGTAAAATAGCCCAAGAATTAGAGTATGTTAACCATCATGTCCGTTCCAAATTAGATGAAATCAAGCGACGGGAAATCGAAAGGCTTCGTACGCTCGCCAACAAACAGGTAATTACTGCCATAGAAAATATGTCAACCCATATATCAACACCCGTAATTATAGTTTGAACTGTCCAATGATATCGATCGTGAACGGCTTAAGATTCCCACTCATGTTCAGCATGAAAACGAACATACATTCGAAATTGAAGACTTACGACGGCTAATTCTTCAAACATCGAACGATTTAGCTGAAGCAGATCGTAAACGACGAGAAGAATTTAAGCAATATGAAATGCAAAAGGAATTTGAAAAGCAACAACAATTGGAAGGGTTGGACGAGCAACATCGCAAAGAGTACGAGGAAGATCTGAAGAAACAGAAGGAAAAGCATAATAAACATGAAAAAATCCACCATCCTGGCAATCGTGCTCAATTAGAAGAAGTTTGGGAAAAACAGGACCATATGGAAGGACAAGACTTTGATCCTAATATTTTCTTCAGGTTGCATGGTAAGTAAAGGCTTTATCATCTTACAGTAATTAGATTTGAAAGATCGCAAAATATTGCAGATTTGGATGGAAATGGCTTCTGGGATGAAAATGAGCTTAAAGCGTTGTTTGTGAAGGAACTCGACAAAGTGTACAAGGAAGGCGTACCTGAAGATGATATGCGCGAAcgaactgaagagatggaacgCATGCGTGAACATGTTTTTAAAGAATCAGATACCAATCGTGACGGATTGATAAGTTTCCAGGAATTCATTGATCAGACGAAACGCGACGATTTCAATCGGGATCCAAGCTGGGATACTGTAGATAACGTACCTCAGTATACACATGAGGAATATCTAGAATTCGAACGTAGACGCCAAGAGGAGATTCAGCGATTGGTCGCCCAAGGAGTGGTAAGCTTGACTTGAAATTATTTTCTATAATTCTAAGTGACGGCACCCGACATTTTTTCTAAATGTATTCCCATTGATATTTTAGCTTCCACCGCATCCGAACATGCCACATGGTTACTATCCAAACGGCCAACCACATCCTAACCCCAACCAACAACAATTACATTATCAACAACAGCCTCAGTACCATCAGCAACAAGTGCcacatcaacaacagcaacaacaatatcatcaacaacaacaatatcaGCAGCAACAATACCAGCAGCACCCCGGCCAACAACAATATCAGCCTCAAGCTCAACAAAATCATAATCCACCGCAAGCACAACAGCAATACCAGACACCTCcagcacaacaacaacaatatcaacaaccaccccaacaacaacaatatcaaCAACAGCCTCAGCAGCAACAAtatcaacagcagcaacaataCCAGCAACCACAACAAAACCAACAGCCACCacaaaatcaacaacaacagcagcaaaatacccaaaatcaacaacaacagcagcaaaatacgcaaaatcaacaacaacagccaccacaaaatcaacagccaccacaaaaccaacaacaacaaccaccacaaaatcaacagcagcagcaacagccaccacagcagtatcaacaacaacaaccccaACAACCTGCTCAAACTGGAGGCAATGCTCCTAACGTCAACGCTATTCCATCGGATCCTAAGCAAAATCAACAACAATTGGGGAAACATAATTAATTCAATTGAATTTCGAGATTGTTATTTAGAAAAACAAATTCTGTGGTTGTATGAATTATTCTTTTATATGATCCTTTTTTTATtaaacaaaaatcaaatgcaTATCGCATACGAAGCGATAAGGACAAAAGTCATTTTATCACCTGttgtaaataatatcaaataaacgtacaatttaggaatgagtttcttatttatgaaattttatctGTTTTTTACATCTAGTGTAGGACGATGCAATAGTCGAGTTGGATGAGTGTCAAACTCTTGAACTCAGGTCGCAGGCTCGAATTCCAATTGCATCTTTGATGTTCTTGTTAATCTTCATGTTTGTGTGACGATAATGAAACTCGTATTGCctcattaaaaatgaaaaggaaaaaataaagaagttcCTGGAATTACTTCCGAGGAGCGTTTCTACCTCTCCTACCACGCTGGCCCTTGCTGCTCAATGCAATGAAATTGAttcgagtacgcacgatttcaattTGCTTTGGACTTGAACCCGCTCGAAGTTGCTAACGTTTTATGTGGTCGATATCTTTTGACCTACATGTCAGTGAATTCGCGAAAGCTTTTGTAGCTGCTTTTGATCGTGTAGATGGTCACGGTAATTCTTTTGTTGTTTTATGACAAGGGGTTTCTTTCGATTTACAGGTATTTCAATTTTGTTGGATTCAGAGTCAGGAATAAGAAATTAATTGTTGTTGGCCACTTTTAAGAGATTAAGATCTTGCTTGGATCGTATGGAATTAGAAGCTGCGGTGAAATCAGGGCGTTCTCTATGCACTCACACGCCCCATTGGTCTGTGTTCCAGTTGGAAAGGCTTTGCTTCAATCGCCATTGTAACGTATTtcgtttttttctgaaaatagtTGTAATTCTCGGCCAATAATTAACCAATTGATGAAACACCGGAGGGCTTTCGACATAgctaaaaaatattatatgatAAACGGCGGATTAAAACAGCGGAAACTCCGAAACTAAGCAAACCGAGAATGAGGACACTGGTAAATCCATTCGCCACCTGAGAAATAAAAAAACCCTGAAAATCCACCTAATAAATTATTTCTTCAGTCTCGCGGCTTAAACGGGATTTTCCAATTAACTATCTCTGAAGGATGGTATCCATTTGACATTGCCATATCGCTGGGATGTTTACTGCCCCCGTAGATATTTCGGGCGAACGAGTCCGTAGGTATCCGATCTaaatctgccttaataaggaactccagacatcccggttttgcgtcgaggtccaccaattcgatatccctaaaagttgtttgacgtacgccatcgttccatctcaggcagggtctgcctcgtcttctttttctaccacagccttatagactttccggggtggatcataCCCATCcatatccatccatccatatcCATATAtccccgtaacctattaagccagcagcagagggagcgggtgccggtgtcattgatccaaggaaaatgtactttgagccaatgggcaggtacactagcatattccaggcggaaatatacgccatagacaaatgagcctcctttaatctgcaaaggaactacaggggggcagaacatagctattctcaccgatagccaagcagcgatcaaggcacttaggtccaaccaggtgaactctaaactggtatgggaatgccttgagagactgaatacactcggctcgtccaacaaggtctggatactttgggttccaggccatgctgggttggaaggccacgaggcagcggacgaactagccaagaagggagcagggacgcctttacacgggccagaacccttctgtggaatcggaaacggtttcatggctatgagtataagaaatgaagagaaacagttgagggaactatattgggcgggcctaccagggatggagcagtcgcacaaaggattgcttaaacctcaccaaaaagaacctccgaatcatagtgggaattctcactggtcattgtcggctgaactatcacctagagaagctagggatatctacggacactgcctgcaggttttgtgagggggaggacgaaacctctatacacgtcctaggacagtgtccggcacttgtgccaagtaggtcgagacatctgggagaacacttaataccaaatgcaaagctgaaacatctggaagtggggaacatactaaagttcctaacggttacaggcctgcttgagataggtacactataaccagtaaaagcatACaaagcacaatagttcttcaaggacgcgatgcGGCTTTCCCTTAATAATAACCTaataacctattaagccggattttaaattcttcagaggattcttctctcgaacgcggccaagagttcgcaatttttcttactaagatcccaagtctccgaggaatacatgaggactggcaagatcattgtcttgtacagtaagagctttggccctatgatgggacatttcgagcggaatagtttttgtaagctgaaataggctctgttggcagccaacaaccgtccgcggatttcatcatcgtagctgttatcggttgtgattttccaccctagataggagaaattatcaatggtctataaattcattcttcattcttcccgtttgaccagtgcggtttgatgttgctggttccttggtttttggtgctgacgttgccaccatatattttgtgttgccttcattgatgtgtagcccaaggtctcgcgccgcctgctcgacctggctgaaggcagtttgtacgcctcggttcgttcttcctatgatatTGTCAGcttaggccaatagttgggtggcatttacctcagcattacggatcacttcttccaaggccaggttaaagaggacgcatgatagggcatccctttgtcctagaccgttgatgttgaatggtctcgagagtgatcctgttgcttttatttggcttcgcctcctagtcagtcttatcaacttcgtcgagataccgaattctctcatggccgtgtacagttttaccctgcctatgctgtcataggtggctttaaagtcgatgaaaagatggtgcaactaatgtccatattccaacagtttttccatcgcttgccgcagagagaaaatctgatctgttgctgatttgcctggagtgaagcctctttggaatggtccaatgatgttctgggcgtatggggctatccgacctagcaagatagcttatatcttatagatggtactcagcaacgtgatacctctataattgctgcgctgcttgatatctccctttttctgtatgggacaggtaatgcctctttgccagtcgtcaggcattgattcgccgtcccacaccttgagtataagttgatgagccccttggtgtaattggtcgcctccatattgaactaattcggctgcaattccatcggttcctggcgacttatgcacggactgtttcttcaatacttggtggtggcaatatttgtccgtcgtcttcaggcggagcgacctccaactcgtcgatgttctggttgttcagtagttcatcaaaatactcaacccatcgttccaatatgaccattctgtcggaaatcagatttccctctttgtctcggcagtatGAACATCGagctgtgtaaggcttcatccagctgacttgttggtaaaattttcgcGCCTTTTGTGGTTTCTCCCTGACTTTTCcagtttacagacctgttggttctcccaggctttctttttccgtctgtgaagtcgcttctcccctcgccagagttcgtgataagtctccgtgcgtgcccgcatcctttaagagtgcaacattactcgatatacagcattcttccgttccgttgctagcttacattcattgttgaaccagcagttccgactctttttgtggctggggtCAGGTATGTGACCGTGtttatgataacgctcttcaggtcataatgaagatcatttgttgatgcttcatctccaggatctctgttgactgcggttattgcggcatccatttccccttataggtgttgcggaggggagtgttgtggatggcttcagtgttaactctcacctgattgtcagaggggattctgggtagtgttgttattcgagctcggagtaccacgccctgggacctatactaccctttgaccaccatcacCAAATCATCAGCACTGTCAAGTTCAAAAATGTTTGTAGAATGTTAGaaataattacaaaattaaaggaaagtaAAAGTTTTTAATACAAAGTAGTCAATTTGTAATAAATGTTATTATTTGGAATGTTTTCAGACACCCCATAAACTTTATTTCAGAAAATGTTAGAAGCTATAATTTTATAATTGCACTTTATCTTTTTATGTGCTAAATCTTTTGAATATGGCAGGCAGTGTCGCACGCGGCACGGAGAGTGTCTATTTACAAACACGTCATGCTTGCGAATTATATTGCGTTACAGCCGAAGTTTTTAGTTTTTGGGATTAAGGGAGCCTTAAGTTCAGTAAATCGACCACATTTTAAACACTGCTCTTCGGATTGCAGATGAGCATTTCTATCCTGCAGTCATTCTGCCACTTAATATTGTATGTTGTTGCAGTATTTAGCTTTCTTTAAATCAATCACAGAAGTTCACAACTAAACCTGCTGGCTGAAACTTTTGTaagcataaacaagtcgggaaaccggaagctggacgcttcagatacgaaaggttttgtgtatttcttagtacgtagcacgtaatatatgcatatattatgtgaaaatatccactttcggatgacattgactttcatagtcttgaatttgcaaagaagcgacaattttgacgtattataactttgttagtaatagtgcgatttccaccaaacttggtgatatcatgctctatattatatcctatattgttgcgtggtgctagcatgaacttaaggggggttttccagccaattactaaaaattatagtaatatactattattaactttatttgtacagatatcagtatggaaggtatttcggagcccaggcaccatatagtggcagcctcctgatttttttcagatttttcggttgagtagtttctgagaatggcccccttaaaggagtgGACACTTtgaacctcccgcactccccacctttccaacaaatgtcaaaactaagaccggcttcggaaagtactaaccgagacctttaatttgataccccacatgactatatttgatgaaaaaaaaatttacaccccccttttgcatgtatggggacccctccttaaattcgtcataaaaggatgtaacggactgtatgtgtgagcgttcacagttcccagctttctagcaaatttggtgtcaatcgctataaccgtctccgagaaaaatgcgtgtgacggacagacagatggacagacagacagacagagaagcAAAATTGAACTTTGTTCTGGCTTGATGAAATTAAGTGTTTATTTTCATGCTGATGTAAAAGTAGAAAAAATTAACCACTATGATTTTGCTGTCAAAAAGAGTATTCTTTATTTACACTATTTTCCTAAAAATTATTTAGTTTTCCATAGTTGATTTCTTATAAAAAGTAGAAACAGATTCATAATACG includes:
- the LOC119648584 gene encoding nucleobindin-2, encoding MRICILLSLTCFVAVSVGLPVTQQKGSSSTEKPEKPAEDDLTNVLEYERYLREVVEALESDQEFRKKLDKAPEADIRSGKIAQELEYVNHHVRSKLDEIKRREIERLRTLANKQFELSNDIDRERLKIPTHVQHENEHTFEIEDLRRLILQTSNDLAEADRKRREEFKQYEMQKEFEKQQQLEGLDEQHRKEYEEDLKKQKEKHNKHEKIHHPGNRAQLEEVWEKQDHMEGQDFDPNIFFRLHDLDGNGFWDENELKALFVKELDKVYKEGVPEDDMRERTEEMERMREHVFKESDTNRDGLISFQEFIDQTKRDDFNRDPSWDTVDNVPQYTHEEYLEFERRRQEEIQRLVAQGVLPPHPNMPHGYYPNGQPHPNPNQQQLHYQQQPQYHQQQVPHQQQQQQYHQQQQYQQQQYQQHPGQQQYQPQAQQNHNPPQAQQQYQTPPAQQQQYQQPPQQQQYQQQPQQQQYQQQQQYQQPQQNQQPPQNQQQTQNQQQQPPQNQQPPQNQQQQPPQNQQQQQQPPQQYQQQQPQQPAQTGGNAPNVNAIPSDPKQNQQQLGKHN